Below is a window of Salvelinus sp. IW2-2015 linkage group LG11, ASM291031v2, whole genome shotgun sequence DNA.
TGTTCGAGTTTCTTGGTTTGTATtatgttacgtttatttattaaaacactcactccctgaacttgcttcccgactctcagcgcacatcgttacacatgtgaaatccatagattaggggctaatGAATTCattcaaattgactgatttccttatatgatctgtaactcagtaaaatttctgaaattgttgtgtttatatttttgttcagtgtattttcatAAAATAGCAGTGGAGGAAAAAGTACTgacttgtcatacttgagtaaaagtttcaatacctaaatagaaaatgactRaagtaaaagtcacccagaaaaattctacttgagtaaaagtctaaaagtatttggttttaaatatacttaagtatcaaaagtaaatgtaattgctaaaatacacttaaagtatcaaaagttaaagtatgaataataaaacattccttatattaagcaaaccagacgccacaattgtcttgttttttaaatttacggatagccagaggcacactccaacactcagacatcatttacaaacaaagcatttgtgtttagtgagtcctccagatcagaggcagtagatgaccagggatgttctcttgataagtgtgtgaattgaaccgTTTTcgttcctgctaagcattcaaaatgtaacaagtacttttgggtgRcagggaaaatatatggagtaaaaagtacattattttctttaggaatgtggtttagtaaaagttgtcaaaaatataaatagtaaagtacagataccccaaaaaactacttatgtagtactttaaagWattttttacttaagtaatttacaccCCTGTGAAATAGAAACCCATTTTAGGAAATTAGTAAAGTAAGTCACATTTGATGGGTAAGGCCCAGGATCCCCAATATTCACATTTCTGGTAGCCTACAACYCACAGCCTatacacagtggtgtaaaaagtacccaattgtcatacttgagtaaaagtaaagataccttaacataaaatgactaaagtaaaagtgaaagtcacccaataaaatactacttgagtaaacgtCTAAAAGTATWtcattttaaatgtacttaggtatcaaaagtaaatgtaatttcaaaaatatacttaagtatcaaaagtaaaagtataaatcatttcaaattccttatattatgcaaaccagatggcacaattgtattgttttttaaatgtatggatggtcaggggcacactccaacactcagacatgatttacaaatgaagcatttgtgtttagtgagtccgccaaatcagaggcagaggatgagcagggatgttctcttgataagagtacttttgggtgtcagggaaaatgtaaggagtaaaaagtacattattttatttaggaatgtactgaagtaaaaataatcaaaaatataaagaataaagtacagataccccaaaaaacgacttaagtagtattttaaagtggttttacttaagtactttacaccactgcctataCATACcaatataatagtaataataataatatagtattATTAATATATGCATGtatattaaataattgtattattattattattattgttgcggTAGTTTAGTCTGCCTTCGACCTACTCATTACCACAACTATAGAATAATGACTTTACCACAATGGAATCACATGACTAAATTTGAGGGAACGCCATGGGTAGTGGAACGTTTGCGTTGAATGGTTCTTGGACTCGCGTGGAGCCTACCTTTTATGCAAGTTATGTTTTTATTCTCAAAATCTTTATTGTAACGTTAATGTAGCCTACTCTGGAATATTTTGtagtattttattttaacttgaaTTTGAAGCAGATTGTCTGGGTCAATTCGCAGTGTGGACTTTGCACGGACATAAACGAAGTTGTGTAACGTTAACGTTTCGTTAttgaaaattgtatttttccAGAGCCTGCGCCCTTTGACGTTACGTTGTATCCTTTCTGCAGCTGTTGAATATAGCCTATATTTAATCCGTAGTCACAAAACTGGACTTGGAACAGAAGGCTGGAAGTGCACAGACAATCTCAAAAAGTAAGGGTGTTTTTTTGTGAGTGACGTTTCAGTTTTGAGCAGTGAGTTTTAGTCAGCTAGGCCTACATCAGACATGTTAATTATGCTGATGATGTACCCTCAAATTGAGACGTTCTTGGCCAGCCGTTGCCAAGGATCTCAACTCCATAATTATTTCATCCACGGAGTTGAGCGCAGACTATAGAGTTTTCAAATGAACCTCCGAATCGTTCGAGTCACTATGCAGTCAATACTTCACAATCCGTGTACACATGTTGGTCCTCTGTTGTTGCGTGCTTTGTTTGCTGAAACCGATACGTTTTAATAAcacgttaatcaaatacaaccaccgactgTTTTCTTGTTGAGATTCAGTTGGCACATGCGCATTCCTGAGTTGCCATTTTAGAGCAACAGCAATTAGTAACAGTTGGTGGTTATATTTGACTAACGTTTTATTAtaaggttttatttttttttaaatatggatttctgcaaataaagGCACACAAGAACAGAAGACAAACTTAGGTACATGGTAAAGGTTTAAGAATTTACATTTTGAAGTATCGACTGCATAGCAATTCGAAGGAGTCAGATGTTAATAAAAAAATTKTAGTCTGCACTCAGCTCCGTGGATGAAGTCATTGTGAAGTTGAGGTACTTGGCAAGATCAGCCCTGACCTACTAGTGGGTCGATATGACATTGGTATTACATATGTGAACCTGAAATTGTAATAACGAGCCTAacatgcaaaatatatttgaatgaTGGTGACTTTGTAGTCAATTACCCTATCAGCATTATACATTGTATGTTGTTTAGTAACAGTAAATACATTTAGAAGAAGACGccagataaatagatagataggtTTCACTGAACACaccagatagatagatatataggtTACACTGAACACaccagatagatagatatataggtTACACTGAACACACCAGATNNNNNNNNNNNNNNNNNNNNNNNNNNNNNNNNNNNNNNNNNNNNNNNNNNNNNNNNNNNNNNNNNNNNNNNNNNNNNNNNNNNNNNNNNNNNNNNNNNNNNNNNNNNNNNNNNNNNNNNNNNNNNNNNNNNNNNNNNNNNNNNNNNNNNNNNNNNNNNNNNNNNNNNNNNNNNNNNNNNNNNNNNNNNNNNNNNNNNNNNNNNNNNNNNNNNNNNNNNNNNNNNNNNNNNNNNNNNNNNNNNNNNNNNNNNNNNNNNNNNNNNNNNNNNNNNNNNNNNNNNNNNNNNNNNNNNNNNNNNNNNNNNNNNNNNNNNNNNNNNNNNNNNNNNNNNNNNNNNNNNNNNNNNNNNNNNNNNNNNNNNNNNNNNNNNNNNNNNNNNNNNNNNNNNNNNNNNNNNNNNNNNNNNNNNNNNNNNNNNNNNNNNNNNNNNNNNNNNNNNNNNNNNNNNNNNNNNNNNNNNNNNNNNNNNNNNNNNNNNNNNNNNNNNNNNNNNNNNNNNNNNNNNNNNNNNNNNNNNNNNNNNNNNNNNNNNNNNNNNNNNNNNNNNNNNNNNNNNNNNNNNNNNNNNNNNNNNNNNNNNNNNNNNNNNNNNNNNNNNNNNNNNNNNNNNNNNNNNNNNNNNNNNNNNNNNNNNNNNNNNNNNNNNNNNNNNNNNNNNNNNNNNNNNNNNNNNNNNNNNNNNNNNNNNNNNNNNNNNNNNNNNNNNNNNNNNNNNNNNNNNNNNNNNNNNNNNNNNNNNNNNNNNNNNNNNNNNNNNNNNNNNNNNNNNNNNNNNNNNNNNNNNNNNNNNNNNNNNNNNNNNNNNNNNNNNNNNNNNNNNNNNNNNNNNNNNNNNNNNNNNNNNNNNNNNNNNNNNNNNNNNNNNNNNNNNNNNNNNNNNNNNNNNNNNNNNNNNNNNNNNNNNNNNNNNNNNNNNNNNNNNNNNNNNNNNNNNNNNNNNNNNNNNNNNNNNNNNNNNNNNNNNNNNNNNNNNNNNNNNNNNNNNNNNNNNNNNNNNNNNNNNNNNNNNNNNNNNNNNNNNNNNNNNNNNNNNNNNNNNNNNNNNNNNNNNNNNNNNNNNNNNNNNNNNNNNNNNNNNNNNNNNNNNNNNNNNNNNNNNNNNNNNNNNNNNNNNNNNNNNNNNNNNNNNNNNNNNNNNNNNNNNNNNNNNNNNNNNNNNNNNNNNNNNNNNNNNNNNNNNNNNNNNNNNNNNNNNNNNNNNNNNNNNNNNNNNNNNNNNNNNNNNNNNNNNNNNNNNNNNNNNNNNNNNNNNNNNNNNNNNNNNNNNNNNNNNNNNNNNNNNNNNNNNNNNNNNNNNNNNNNNNNNNNNNNNNNNNNNNNNNNNNNNNNNNNNNNNNNNNNNNNNNNNNNNNNNNNNNNNNNNNNNNNNNNNNNNNNNNNNNNNNNNNNNNNNNNNNNNNNNNNNNNNNNNNNNNNNNNNNNNNNNNNNNNNNNNNNNNNNNNNNNNNNNNNNNNNNNNNNNNNNNNNNNNNNNNNNNNNNNNNNNNNNNNNNNNNNNNNNNNNNNNNNNNNNNNNNNNNNNNNNNNNNNNNNNNNNNNNNNNNNNNNNNNNNNNNNNNNNNNNNNNNNNNNNNNNNNNCACTGAACACaccagatagatagatatataggtTTCACTGAACACaccagatagatagatatataggtTTCACTGAACACACCAGATATATAGGTTACACTGAACACaccagatagatagatatataggtTTCACTGAACACaccagatagatagatatataggtTACACTGTATTGTTTGGAGAATTGAAGTCTACCCACAACTTTTTATACTGTGTTTTTATTTCCATACATTTTAATTGAATTCATTCAATATAGTATAGTACTaaagtatagtatggtataataCTGTGGAACATTCCACAGTTTGTAACTACACCTTATGGGGATGTCTAATAATATGAAATATTTCCTCTCAATAGTGCATTTGGTAGTCCGGCGATACAGGCCCTCCGACAAGGATGCTGTGTTAACCCTGTTCTGTGATGGCATCTTGGAGCACATCAACCCTTCGTTCTACAACGCCATTAGCAACCCTGTCAATGTGGGCGTCACCCTATTCCTTTCTATGGCTGGTTACATGCTGGGAGGTGGGTCTACTCTCTGGGCCTTGCTGTCGGCTGGAGCCTGGGTAGGTCTGGTCTACTACTGCTGCAGGCAACTGTACGCCAGCTTCGTCAGAGAGATGCTGCGCACGGACATGCAGGACATTCCAGGATGCTTCCTGAGCCACCCCGACAACTGCTTCTGGGTGGCTGAGACTGAGGTCAACGGCTGGGTTGAGATTTTAGGTATGGTGGCCGTTGTGGCCAAAAAGGTGGTGGGCGGAAGAGACGGGGAGATGTGCGGTGAACTATTCAGGATGATTGTATCGTCGAAGTGTCGTCGGACAGGGCTCGGTTCCAGGATGACCCAGACCGTTATTGACTTTTGTAAAGAGCGAGGGTTCTCTAAGGTCGTCCTGGAAACCAGTTCCATCCAGACTTCTGCAGTGGCCCTGTATAAGAAACTGGGCTTCTCACACATCCTGTCACACACCAAGACGTACTCTCCTGAATGGATGACAACTATATCCCGAGTCACCATTCTGAAGATGGAAAAAGTCATATAGGCCTTCCCATGATTTTGTATAGTAAGTGTTAAGACGTGCAACTTTTTGGWTCTGAAGCACAGATTAGATGTCTTTGAGACAAGAATTTGATGCAATACCGTAGGCCTATATTAGTAACTAGATCGAATAAGCAAaggtataaatataaaataaaatgtagcctattgaaatatttttgaaaaatatgtattttccccgTTCGGTTTCACACTTGTGAGTTGCGACCCCCACAAAACATTCTCATGGAGGGGGTTTGGGAAACTGCTCTCTCATTGTCACCACCAACTAAAGAGTTTCCTCCTAATTGTCTTCCCTATGACCCatggctctccaaacctgttcctgtaggttttcactccaaccccagttataACTAACctgattaggggagggttttatCAATCAGCGTAATTGATGTTAGAATTCAGGTGCACACTCTAGTATTCAGGAGTTGGTGTGAAAATAATCTTTCCGAACGTTAGGTTAAGTTCTCGCAGCCGAACCAGAGATTCGGATGAGCTGCTAATCTTGTATATAGTTATATTatgatatatatgatatatatatatatatactagtaTGAGGTATAAGTTATACTATGAACCTA
It encodes the following:
- the nat8l2 gene encoding N-acetyltransferase 8-like 2, which gives rise to MHLVVRRYRPSDKDAVLTLFCDGILEHINPSFYNAISNPVNVGVTLFLSMAGYMLGGGSTLWALLSAGAWVGLVYYCCRQLYASFVREMLRTDMQDIPGCFLSHPDNCFWVAETEVNGWVEILGMVAVVAKKVVGGRDGEMCGELFRMIVSSKCRRTGLGSRMTQTVIDFCKERGFSKVVLETSSIQTSAVALYKKLGFSHILSHTKTYSPEWMTTISRVTILKMEKVI